The SAR324 cluster bacterium nucleotide sequence CGATGAAGCCTTCATCGAGATTCCCGGTAGCGAACAGACAGAGCGAGAAGCCTTCGCTCGACAATTGCGGGCACGGGTCCTGCGAGATACGGGCATTCCTGTCTCGATTGGGTTGGCTCCAACGAAGGTACTGGCCAAGTTGGCCAATCGACAGGCCAAACGGCGCAAGGAAGCCGCAGGGATCTGGTCCATGCCGGACGATCCAGAAATTCGTCAACAGCAGCTTTCAGTGACCCCATTGACGGATATCTGGGGCATTGGTAGGCGTTGGGCAAGGCGCTTGGAAACCGAAGGTTGGCAGAATGCTGCAGACTTGGCAGCTGCTGATCCTGCAATGATCCGGCTTGTCGCCAATGTGGTATTGCAGCGAATCGCTTTGGAGCTACGTGGAGAGCCCTGTCTTTCCTTGGAGGAAACGAACCCACCCCCGCGGTCACTGGTGCGTAGTCGTTCCTTCGGTCAACCGCTTTACCAGCTGACAGAATTGCGTCCAGCCCTTGGACGATACCTGCAACGTGGCTGGGAGCATTTGCGCAGGCATCATTTGAGGGCAAGTGGAATCCAGGTCTTTCTACACACCAGTCGTTTTCACAGAGAAGTTCGCTATTTCGGTAGCCGACAAGCGGTCATCGAACCAACGGATGATCTGTGGGAACTCCAACGATGTGCCTTTGCACTATTGGAACAGGCCTATCGCTCGGGTGTGGCCTATACGCGCTGTGGGGTAATGCTCTTCGGTCTGGAACCCGATCAGCCTTCCTGGAATATGGACACAGCGTGGCAACCGAGAGCAGAACTGCAGCAAGCCATCATAGGACTTCAGCAACGTTGGGGACGTAATGTGCTACAGTTGGCTCACACCTTGACAGGAGCCAAAGGGTTGCCACTCCAGCAACATCGATCCCCACGCTACACCACTCAATGGCCTGAACTGCCAGTAATCGGACTCCGCTGATCTGCTCAGGCGCTCCCCAGTTGTTTAACAAATGTCTTTCCTGCCACGGACCAAATAACCTTCATTGCAACCGTGGAAGCTTTGCCTAAGCTTTTCCTTGTAGGTTGATACAACAAGTTTTGAGTGTTCATCGACTCAAACTTGGACTTTGGTCGGTTTCTGTTACACTTCTGTTTACCTAATGGGAAGCAACGCTTCGCCACCGCCTTCGACGCAGTTGTCGAGGGATTACTAACACGAGTCTTTCTGAAAGGATCTCAATGGAACACCAACTCCCTGCCCTACCCTATGCCATGGATGCCCTCGCACCACACATTTCTGCTGAGACCCTAGAGTTTCACTATGGCAAGCATCATCAAACCTATGTGACTAAGCTCAACGGTCTGATTCCCGGCACAGAATTCGAGAACATGTCCTTAGAAGATATTGTCGGTAAGTCCAGTGGCGGTGTTTTCAACAATGCAGCCCAGGTTTGGAATCATACCTTCTACTGGAACTGCCTGAGCCCCAATGGAGGTGGAGCACCCAATGACAAACTAGCTTCAGCGCTACAGGGCTCCTTCGGCTCTGTTGATGCGTTCAAAGAGCAGTTCACCAATTCGGCGGTCAACAACTTCGGCTCCGGATGGACCTGGTTGGTGCAGAATTCCGATGGTAAGCTGGCGCTGGAGAACACCAGCAATGCAGCAACTCCTCTGACCGGAGCAAGTACACCATTGCTGACCTGTGATGTCTGGGAACACGCCTACTACATCGACTATCGCAATGCTCGTCCAAAGTATCTGGAGGCCTTCTGGAATCTCGTGAACTGGGACTTTGTCACAGACAACATGAGCTGATTGATCTCTCTTTTGCAGACCGCTTTTGTTGTTGCGGTCTGCCCTCGCTCGCAGCAAATCAATCCTTGCAATTTCAATAGCAGTTTCTTACACTTAGCGGCTTTCCATTTGGCGACTCCTCCTCTGGAAGAGCATGGAGCCTCGGAGGCGTGGCCTGCACCAGAGAAGTCCGGAACACGCTACAAGCGCGTCTAGCCTTCACTCCTTTCCTTCTGTTTCCACCTCATTTCTCAACGGAGT carries:
- a CDS encoding DUF4113 domain-containing protein, producing the protein MSSTSSEPCLALVDCNNFYVSCERVFRPDLAQVPVAVLSNNDGCVIARSEEVKQLGVAMGTPYFQCGPELRRAGAVVFSSNYPLYGDFSQRVMQTLEAQCPRVERYSIDEAFIEIPGSEQTEREAFARQLRARVLRDTGIPVSIGLAPTKVLAKLANRQAKRRKEAAGIWSMPDDPEIRQQQLSVTPLTDIWGIGRRWARRLETEGWQNAADLAAADPAMIRLVANVVLQRIALELRGEPCLSLEETNPPPRSLVRSRSFGQPLYQLTELRPALGRYLQRGWEHLRRHHLRASGIQVFLHTSRFHREVRYFGSRQAVIEPTDDLWELQRCAFALLEQAYRSGVAYTRCGVMLFGLEPDQPSWNMDTAWQPRAELQQAIIGLQQRWGRNVLQLAHTLTGAKGLPLQQHRSPRYTTQWPELPVIGLR
- a CDS encoding Fe-Mn family superoxide dismutase, with product MEHQLPALPYAMDALAPHISAETLEFHYGKHHQTYVTKLNGLIPGTEFENMSLEDIVGKSSGGVFNNAAQVWNHTFYWNCLSPNGGGAPNDKLASALQGSFGSVDAFKEQFTNSAVNNFGSGWTWLVQNSDGKLALENTSNAATPLTGASTPLLTCDVWEHAYYIDYRNARPKYLEAFWNLVNWDFVTDNMS